A region of Streptomyces sp. R44 DNA encodes the following proteins:
- a CDS encoding cytochrome P450 has protein sequence MNRPDDPTPAPPSEAALRTLPPPRHGDAPGAWPLLGHLPHLAGRPLAFLDSLPGHGDVVRVRMGTRTAHVVTHPALVRRVLTDRRSFDRSGVLYEKVRALLGNGLATCPNAEHRDQRRALQPAFHPSLLPRYTAVMAAETQALTARWRPGAVVDVTEEAFRLTTAVAVRTLFSAGITPHAAEELREALEILLRGVYTRVVAPAVDRVPSPARRRYRRALARWRTGVAAIVAAYRAAGVDHGDALSLLLAVRDEHGRALSDAELGDQVATLVLAGAETTSSVVAWALRLLADHPEAAARLHAELDGVLAGGPVTGADLPRLPYTRDVVREVLRLYPPAWAVTRTAVRETELAGLTLPPGATVICCLYLLHRRPDLFPEPALFDPGRWADAGVPRDAWLPFGLGATKCVGDVFGTAEAGLALAAIASHWRLTPVAPRPPRPVPRIVLSPGPQPMRLAER, from the coding sequence GTGAACCGTCCGGACGACCCGACACCCGCACCCCCGTCCGAGGCCGCGCTCCGGACCCTGCCCCCGCCCCGCCACGGCGACGCGCCCGGGGCCTGGCCCCTGCTCGGGCATCTGCCCCACCTGGCCGGCCGGCCCCTCGCCTTCCTCGACTCCCTGCCCGGTCACGGTGACGTCGTCCGCGTGCGGATGGGGACCCGGACCGCGCACGTCGTGACGCACCCCGCGCTCGTCCGCCGCGTCCTCACCGACCGGCGCTCCTTCGACCGCAGCGGCGTCCTGTACGAGAAGGTCCGCGCCCTCCTCGGGAACGGCCTCGCCACCTGCCCGAACGCCGAGCACCGCGACCAGCGGCGGGCCCTCCAGCCCGCCTTCCACCCCTCCCTCCTGCCCCGCTACACCGCCGTGATGGCGGCCGAGACCCAGGCCCTGACCGCCCGCTGGCGGCCGGGAGCGGTCGTCGACGTCACCGAGGAGGCGTTCCGGCTCACGACCGCCGTCGCCGTCCGCACCCTGTTCTCCGCCGGCATCACCCCGCACGCCGCCGAGGAACTGCGCGAAGCCCTCGAAATCCTGCTGCGCGGGGTCTACACACGGGTCGTGGCGCCCGCCGTCGACCGGGTGCCCTCGCCGGCCCGCCGCCGCTACCGCCGGGCCCTCGCCCGCTGGCGTACCGGCGTCGCCGCCATCGTCGCCGCGTACCGGGCGGCCGGCGTCGACCACGGCGACGCGCTCTCGCTGCTCCTCGCCGTGCGCGACGAGCACGGCCGGGCGCTGTCGGACGCCGAGCTCGGCGACCAGGTCGCCACCCTGGTCCTGGCGGGCGCCGAGACCACCTCGTCCGTCGTCGCCTGGGCCCTGCGCCTCCTGGCCGACCACCCCGAGGCCGCCGCCCGGCTGCACGCGGAGCTCGACGGGGTCCTGGCCGGAGGGCCGGTCACGGGAGCCGACCTGCCCCGCCTGCCGTACACCCGCGACGTGGTGCGCGAGGTGCTCCGCCTCTATCCGCCGGCCTGGGCGGTCACCCGCACCGCCGTCCGCGAGACCGAGCTGGCCGGGCTGACGCTGCCGCCCGGGGCCACCGTCATCTGCTGCCTCTACCTCCTCCACCGGCGGCCCGACCTCTTCCCGGAACCCGCGCTCTTCGACCCCGGCCGGTGGGCCGACGCGGGCGTGCCACGGGACGCCTGGCTGCCGTTCGGACTCGGCGCCACCAAGTGCGTCGGCGACGTGTTCGGCACGGCCGAGGCCGGACTCGCGCTCGCCGCGATCGCCTCGCACTGGCGCCTGACCCCCGTCGCCCCGCGCCCGCCCCGCCCGGTCCCGCGCATCGTCCTCTCCCCGGGGCCGCAGCCGATGAGGCTCGCCGAGCGGTGA
- a CDS encoding GNAT family N-acetyltransferase, whose translation MSDITIRRATADDSPRLTRLVRTSRAYRGDYAAMVEGYQVGGPYIEHHPVYVAVDDADGGRVLGFYALLVDEAELDLAFVADAAQGRGIGRLLMDHMTEQARTAGLGSVRVVAHPPAEEFYLRTGAVRTGTVRPTGRIHWERPELRYDIA comes from the coding sequence ATGTCCGACATCACCATCCGGCGCGCCACCGCCGACGACTCCCCACGGCTCACCCGGCTCGTGCGGACCTCCCGGGCCTACCGGGGCGACTACGCCGCCATGGTCGAGGGCTACCAGGTCGGCGGGCCGTACATCGAGCACCACCCCGTCTACGTCGCCGTCGACGACGCCGACGGCGGCCGCGTCCTCGGGTTCTACGCGCTCCTCGTCGACGAGGCCGAGCTCGACCTCGCGTTCGTCGCCGACGCCGCCCAGGGGCGCGGCATAGGCCGGCTCCTCATGGACCACATGACCGAGCAGGCCAGGACCGCCGGGCTCGGCTCCGTGCGGGTCGTCGCCCACCCGCCCGCCGAGGAGTTCTACCTGCGGACCGGCGCCGTCCGCACCGGCACCGTGCGCCCCACCGGACGCATCCACTGGGAGCGCCCCGAGCTGCGGTACGACATCGCGTGA